DNA sequence from the Scophthalmus maximus strain ysfricsl-2021 chromosome 1, ASM2237912v1, whole genome shotgun sequence genome:
TTTATAAGACCTTTTGCCTTTACtgttaaaattagatttttttttaaaatacagtgtTGAAAATTAAATACTGAGGATGTTTTTGATAATTTTCTCAGTTATATACAACTGAATGATCATCTAACTCGCCGATGCACATCAGTAGCTTCATTAAATTTAATTCCATATTGTTGATGACTCATCATGTAAAGCACAAGATTTTGTATGTCGTTTTACATGATTCAGTGAGCTTTAGTTACATTTTCTTATCAAAGGTCTCTTTGACATGGTGTGGTTGTgcatcattgtgtgtgtgtgtgtgtgtgtgtgtgtgtgtgtgtgtgtgtttgcgtgtgtgtttctttttctgagtGTGCGCAAGGTTTTgcatcattgtgtgtgtttgtgtgtgtgtgtgtgtgtgtggagtagGGGTATGATATTTGAACGCTTCTGAGTTCGTTTTGAGTTTTTGGTGTTGGGGGATGGGTTTTACTCCTTTGTGCTGGGACATGTTTGAATAAACCACCCTGAGAGCTCAGATAaccacaaatgtccacaaatgcaaaaacacacacacacagatttgtttGTCACTGTGGGGAAGGTTTCAGTGCCTAGAGGCTTGCTCAAATGTTAACCTATCCCCAGtggacatgttttttgttttgttatctaTCCCTGAACAACGGGTTTAAAGTCAGACCTTACACTCGTCTTCAGATGTGACGACAAATGATGCGAgctacacagaaacacacacactcccgtaCACTCAACACACACCCCTCTAGTGCTGCAGCATACACACTGTTCTGAGAGTTTTCCTCTAAGCTCTTGTTTGGAtgtattcacattttcatttcattccctTCAGAGGACTGCATCCTTCTGTGCATCCTGTCTCGTTTTCCccagtttcctttttattgttgACGGAACAGTTTTATCCATTGTACATGTTTGAAACATGATGCCTCCCAAACCAACCCTCCAGTGGCCTGGTATCTAATCTGCTATCCAGTTCTGATTTAgttattaaaatgtcagtttgagAGTCCCCTTTGTTGGATGCTACAAGTGGACTCTTACATAGTAACCCAATACATTATTTCCCACATCAGTGCCCCTCTTTTTCCAGCCAGTGCTCCCACAGGCTTGTACACATTAGGATGTAGTTCCTTTGATAATGATCTATTATCTAATAAAATTGTCTTTATAGAATTAACtgaccgagagagagaggaagtttCATTAGCCAAAAGTCCAAAAGGTTGTTCCCTCTATGTAAAAATCAGTTCATTAAAGTACAAAAATAGTAACTGAAGCTTAGAGCTCACTATGTCGGATGCAAATGCTGATGAATCAGGAATGTTGAAACAGTAATGAAGCACCGCAGACAATGTAAACACAGCTTCAGGCTTTATTTGTGGATTAttataaattaattatttgtatAGTcctaatgaaaaagaaacagcagcagatttGTCACGTTTAGCCAGAGAATGAATGTGGCACAGTAGCAGAATTTTACagtacagaaaatacaaaagaggGGGTGAAACAACAGACCTCTCCATGTTCTGGTAAGACCTGATGTTACAAGGTCAGTTGTTTGTTAGCTCGTGGAACAGGATGCACTGGCACACTTGGATAACCGTtaagtatgtgtatgtgtgcgtgtgtgtttgtgtgtgtgtgtgtgtacatgtgtgtgcgtgtgtgagtttgtgtgttagagagaatgaaaaagaatgtaGCATTGAAACTTGATACTTAGggtaattatttttattcaaaacaaagagagaactGTAATAATGAATACATCATTgttaacattttacttttttgagtTTATTGAGCCAAGCACTACCACATGAGCAACGTCTGTTTACACTTTCTAATCAGacatgaggagaaaaaataCTACTACTGCAATGATATCCTGTGATATATACTGTTTGCAAAGTTCACTGTCAAAACCATTTACCTGGAAGTCAGACTACGTGGGTCTTTGTTCAGTGTTAAAGTGAAGGGATCAGAAGTCAGTGCCAGACTCTGTAGGAATATGTCTGATATTTAGTTGACATGATAAAGCACAAGAACAACCGAATATCAAACATATCACACAGCCTCCAGCCAGTCAGAGCCTCAGCAGACATGAGAAGCCTGtatcagataaaaaaattaaaaaaaatacggTGAGAACAAACAAGGgagtgaatgagttaaatagtGAAAACATCACACAGTCAGTATGTATAAGAGAGTTCAATGAAAACACGACGACTTGAACAACCTGTTCAACACATTCAGATTTCAACAAAGGAAAGGCCTTGCAGGGAGGGAATCAGAGATCCTGTTAGGATTTGGGATCACCTGTCTGTTTGCTTCGGGGATTAATGGGAAACagtggaggagaggcaggaTTCACACAAGGAAACACCTTCTTCCAATTCAAAAACAGCACATGCAAATACATATGAGGATACTCACCAATTCTCTTCATCCGTCCAGTCCATGGTCCCCGTGTCCTGTCAGTTTGGGAGTTGGTGAACACGaggttaaagtaaaaaaaagaagaagtgggaTTTACAACTAACTGTTACATGTGTGTACAAGCTATGATCTGAGTGTGATCCTCAGCGGGACAGCATTTATATATGTAACCCTGTGAGTTTGGGGGGGACCACCTACACACACTCTTTCAgtaacacactcactcagagcCCCCATGTAATTAGAGGTGTATTGATCAGCTGCTGTGGCCTGCAGCCTTTCCTCCCCACATTAGCCTGATCAATAGATGTGATGTTCATCCTGCTGTGagctaccacacacacacacacacacacacacacacacacgcacacatacatgaCCGCAAATGCAAGGTCAAATAACTTATTGTGTGTAGGGAGGGCAAACATGAACACACGATGGTCACTTCACTAAGTCACCATTTGTATCCTGTTGCTAATCTTCCTGAATTCGAGTGTTTTTTGCTTCACAATAGCCAAATCAATGTGAAAAGGACCCACACGTCCTTTTATTGTGCAGCCAGTTTATcgaaacataataaaaatatggcAAACCCCCCTAACACTTTTGGATACAATGCAGTTGTTGGAGAAATTGATCTACACTCTACATGACAATATCAAGCTGCTATAGATGCTGTAGGGCTGgacatattttttacataattctTTATGCCAAAACTGATTAGGATCAAATTATTTGAATTGTCCTAAACcttatgatgtttttttgttttgtttgcgtgTCCTTTTGTTTGGGacacagtggtggaaagtaactacACTCACTCTTGTATTGTAAGTACAATCATTTGGTACTTTTATTTCAACTCCTCGACATTTTAGAGATGAATATTGTGGTTTCACTCAGTAACTTGACTGCTATTGTTTACAATGGATTGCAAGGTTTACATCAAACTCTGTGATTAGCACTGCTTTAACAACAGTAGTAACAATTATAACTTATTAAGTTAAGGAGCATGACAGGCTCCTTACGCAATATGCATCTTTAATGATAATGTTAGCGAGGTCATTTGTGTCCAATGAGATTTTTTGAGTATAAAGATGAACTCAACACTCAAGGTGACCTCTGGCTTCCAAGATGACCTCTGCTTGTCAAACTGACTGGTGATTGTACTGTCACTCcatctgtgtgttcagtgggGTAGTGTGGGACTCCAACATGTGTTCACATCATCAGTGGGACATGATGGTTAATGAAGAACACGACACCTTCTCCTGTGGGTGAGTCGcggacttttgtttttgatgagcAAGAAACAGGCGTAGAGCAAGTGGAGCTGATAGGAAACGCATTGGGAGAATGATCATTTATGCGCAGGATGTATCATTCATGGAGAGATCCGGTACTCGACTGAGCTAACAAATATTACCATAATGTCGTGTTTTCATCAAAAAACAATGTCATCAGTGAAAAAACAACgtacccttttttttaacattgtttaaaatcttttcacacacacatcagattaTACTTTACGTTTAATGAACAGTCCTCGTTCATGACATCAGTTAGCCCCCTTCTGTCGTCTCTGTATCCTGCCCCTGTGTGACGATGACCTTGTGAGCCTATTGGGGCGGAATGATAGTCCTCTGATTGCCTAATTGTGAGCCTAGGGGGAGTATTTTAATCTTTCACAGATGGAGGGCATtgtgagtgaaagtgaaagataACAGTATGAAATATAATAGCAatacaaaggggaaaaaatggtttcaaaaaggaaacaaaatacgGTTTTAAGGAAACGGATCCTTTGCATGACcaagtttgtttcttttcaggCTAATAATTCACTTGTAAGTCATCAATCATCTCCTTGAGAAAAGGAGCTTCGTAGTTATTCTGCTCACCTGCTCACATATTAAAGGTTTGAGGAAAAGATCAAAAGTTTAAACAAGTAATAATTAATTTTGTATGAGAATATGATGATTTTGTCCATGCACATTTATCTGAGAGCAGCTTTTGACACCCGGGTGCTTGTGGGGATTCAGCACTAAAATATCCAATTACACGAGATGTCCAAATCTTTTAAGAAGGGGGGCAATATCCAAAGAGAGTCACTCATTTGAGCACGTGGTGAATGTAGGGTACATATGTGTTCAAttacaaaatttaaattttgaattCCACCTTTATCATTTCTGTGACCACAGAGAAGGTTTGTGCTCTCAGATAGCTCCCTGGAAGTTGATATCGCAAAACAAAATGACCATACAAATGGACATTTAATcaacataaacaaaataaaaaatatttggaatACACAATCATATATTCAGTCTAATCATTCCATCATAGTCCAATGGTTTCTGTGCTATTGcctaaataaatatattttcatggGGAGCCCCTGTGGCTTAGAGGTTCAAAGTGCCTAACATGAACCTACAACTCAACTCCGACtggggttttttgttgcttGTCATTTCCCATCTCTCTCTACCATTAACATCTCTGATAAAAATGccaccaaaaatatatataaaaaaatgtaatatgataCAATTGGAACCTTACAGGGATTCGTAATATGACTGGAACATCTTTTCAGTCTAATGCAAAACAATACAGTAGTCCTTTAATTATTATCACTTTTGTGAACAGCAAATCGTTTGATTTTTGTCGAGAATGTTCAAACATAATTAAATCATATCAACTTTAATAAGCTGCTGTTCGAGTTAGAAGGTTTAAAATATGAGACTATACTATACAAAcaaaattccccaaaaaaggttttcatactttaaaacataaatgataAGAAATGATGACGCTTTATCATCAGCCAGAACACAGACCAGCTAGAGTTTCACCAGGACATCAGTGAAGTTTATGGTTAGTGACAGATAATGACTCTGccttctctgattggtcagtctctctctccgtcgctctctctctctttctgtgtttgtctgaaacacacacacacccacacacacacacacagacacacacacaccccgaggCAGGGTCACAAAGAAACATAGAGGCAGAAAAGGTTAATAACGATTATTCAATACCCATACAGTGCTTTCAGCATTGGAGGTAGGGGAGTTATCTAACAGAGGAAAAAGGACCAAAGGCTACAACGTGTACTgtactgcagaaaaaaaaaagacttgaattaGACGAGCACATCGTGGCATTAATAGCCGAAGAGCAACAATGAAAAGagtcagtgtttttctctcttcctggtTTGGAGttaacatacatatacatactgtattaaCATACAGTCAAACATTTGACAACACAATCCATTGTAATGCCCTGCTCTTGATCTATTTCCTGTTCATCTCAAAGTCTGCTTGACTTAATCATTACCTGTGCAACAAGGATCATGTTTATTGGGTCAGTGTTTCACAACCATGCATCTGTTAAGCACCACACCCTAGCTGTTGTGTACAGTGTTGAATACTGGGACTTCTCAAATACTGATATCATTAAAGTCAATGAGGTATGCATGTTGGGCATGAATTAAGATTGCTCAACAGACACTAAGGGGTTGCCAGTTTGGTTatacagttttttctctcactcagaTGCAAGTTTGTTAGTTTCATACAATAATCCAGCAGTACAAAGCAAGAAATACTTTACTTCCTGGCAGCATACAAAAATTCTTCTCTGAGAGGGAGGTTAAATTTCACAGGGAAATTTAATTTTGGACCATTCTTACCAAGTACTTGTATTTCAGATTGCCGGGGGGATTATCTGGAATAGTCCGGCGGAAGACATCAAGCAAAGTAGTAATATCACACAGTTTAAGgtacaaaatattgaaaaggaaagagaatcTTACTATTTGGAGTGCTGTTGTGGTTTATTCCTACacatatatttaattattttgggtatgatgacattttattatttttttaatgcttaacatttttaataaagttatatatattagGAGGATGAGAACGTCTTTGAGGTTTGAATCCCTGATTAAAAGCTGCAAAAACTGCCACAAAATTTATGTTGTGGTGACAACGTGTTTactcactttttaaaaacagtatCCAAAAGAACTGAACATCATAACCTTCATGGAGGTCAGCTCTAGTGCAGACTATTGTATTAGAATGCATTAGTTTCAGCTTGGTGCTACTGAGTACTGCCTACATACAGTCTGCCAGTATGGAGAGAGAGTATGCAACAGTAGGcctgtgtgcacaaacacttcAAAGCCTCTAATGGTTAGATGCTGCGGCTGTTTCATTTTGCTTATCTGTCAGGTAAACCACCAACACCCAGATGATGCTTTTgtctcaaaaacatttttttcatttttaagttcaCGCAGGAGAAGACGAGTGGTCGCTGGTTTCTGTCCAAAGCTTCAGCCGCACTGCCTCCATTCTCCTCTGAACAGGTATTACACAAAAGATTACAGcgcaaaatatataaatatcacaGAAAGCTTGCGATGGAtggttatattttcttaattgaGAGCTACTCTGCATTAACATGGGAATGTTATCAATTTACAATAGATCCACAGTGTGCAAAGGGGTGAAGGGgtgtaaatacttttttgagGCGCTGTGATTTCATACAAAATAACATCTACGACATTGAAATGCTGTTTACACTTGAACTTGCATGTACTTgtaatacaaaaacataatgccCTGAATTTGAATACTTTTACTTGCTATTGAATAGCAATTGTCCAGTGTTTTTGTCCCCTTCTTTTCCAAGACTTGTGGTTGACCATGGTGATATTATTTttggtggctgtggctcaggaggtggagagaatAATCTACAAATCAAAAGGTAAGTGGTTCAATTCCCAGCTTCTCCAGTCGGTAAGACACTGATccccaaattgcccctgacaaTAATGCTGGCAGTGTTTGAATAAGCCCCCCCCCTgtgacccttaatggataaagaggtatagataatggatggatggatgagatAGTCGTTAATGAAAGTTTATTTTTGATCTGACCTAAACAGAAAGTGAGTACATTTCTGCCAAGATATTGTAAACAGTTGGTCCGTCCCTTCAATTAAAACTGAAAGTTCAACATGAAATCAAGCAGGTGGCTGAGGAGAGGCTGTAAAGTTTCTTCTTCAGGGTACATAACATTTAATCAGTGATTTCTTAACATTTCTCACGTTGCCTTCCACGTACCACAAATGTGAATGAACTCGTGTTTATCGTTTTacaggcacacaaacatgcatggACTCACCCAAgctcacacaaagaaaaaatgcattgtGTCCTCCTCCAAAATGCATCTTAATTTCTCTAAATTTTGTTACacgaaaataaataacagattgAAAAGGAATATTCATTCAAATCTCAATAAGTGAGTCCGCTCTTCACTGCATCATGTGTTATCACCCAGTAAAGCTACACGCTTGGCCTGGGATCTGATTGTAACGTATCTCAAACTGTTCTTTTAATGGGTTCTTTACGTGTTGCAGAGCTGTAActcctcatctcttctcagGAACAGCCTTTGCCTCTTCTGGTTTAGGGGCCTCCGCCTTTGCCTCTTCTGGTTTAGGGGCTTCTGCCTTAGCCTCTTCTGGTTTAGGGGCCTCCGCCTTAGCCTCTTCTGGTTTAGGGGCTTCTGCCTTAGCCTCTTCTGGTTTAGGGGCCTCCGCCTTTGCCTCTTCTGGTGTAGGGGCCTCGGCCTTTGCCTCTTCTTGTTTGGGGGCCTCCGCCTTTGCCTCTTCTTGTTTCTGAGCGTCTGCCTTTGGAATCTCTTTAGGGGTCTCCACTTTCCCGGCACACAACTTGCTATAAGAGAAAATTCAACAATAGAaaattacagtaaatacataGAAATCATTTTGGAAGTTTGAGTGCACTCTAATGATAGTTAAATTAAGTTGAGGTATATCTAAGCACAGTAAAGTAGTGACCATACCTTCCTAACTGTGAGTCTTTTTTCACAAAGTCACAGATTGCACTTTGTTCTGCCAGTTGCTGTTTCAGGGTCTCCACTTCTGTTTTCCAGCTGGACGTGTCCTTATCAGCTTCAGCTGTATTATCATATGACATGAGacatttttaagcattttacaaatgaaaagcaagGCGAGGCCTATCACTCATTTGGAAtgagaaacaaattaaaatacattcattcattagcTTCACTGTTTATCaggataaaaaaggaaaagcacgTAGCCCCTAAAGTATCACTTACCTTTAAAGTTGTTGAATTCCGACTGAGCGGATTCTAGctcattttttgcatttttctgcaAGTGGAAAAGAGAGTCTCAGCAACAAAGGTTAGAAATCTTCTCTGCGACTAACTTCCTGCAGCTCTACATCTGCGTCTTAAACAACTTCCCTCTGACTCCCACTGTAAGATTTTGAACACTTAGTCGTAAGATTGCTTGAATCGTCACACAGCGCAGTTTGGGCATTTTAGTCATCATTGTTAGGTCATCAATTGTAAGGCTATCCCTGCACATTCGTCCCCACTTTTACATGTTTGCAACTTAGGTCACTAGATCAAGTTTGTACAGACCAATAATTAAAGGGCAGTAACTTTGTGAAAATTAAGTAAATGCACATTCGGACTCTCCATGAACAAACCATACAGAGTTACACATGCTGTACTGTTTTTCCTTTGTGGGATGCATGTCTTTAAACTgagggaggaagccagagaaaaCCCCCAGCAGGCACTGGGAGAACATGCAGagcagaaaggccctggtcgggAGGTTACAAAGAACAGAACCTCCTTGCCTTATCTCCACATCCCCCAGTTTACAAATCACATCAATAGGAACGGATAGAGGATGGTTGCAGTTAGGTGGTGCCTGTAATTCTGTTTTCAGCCCCTGCGAGTACAAGAAAGACCTGATTTACTGGCACGTGCTGGGTTGTCTTCATTAAGGTATCTCCTAACCGGGTCAACAGGTTTGGTGTGTGTCGGTGCGTGTGCGTCTGACAAAAGACACTACGAGGACAAGGATATTAAAGgtgataataatactaataatcgctgtgatttatttatattcaagtTCCTGTGTTTGCCCACTCCATCGTTCTCCCCACCTCTGTGTCACGGCAGATGTCCATTTTACCCTTGGCCTCATCCACCTCGACCTGGCGCCTGCTCGCTCCCACCAGCAGCGTCTTCTGCTCAGCTGTGATCTTGGCGAGGCTCTCCTCCGTCTCGCTCCGGCTCCTCTGGTACTCCCTCAGCACATCGTCGCTCACTCGCAGCTTGATGTTCACGAACCTGTTCCGTTTCATTTCTACGTCTTGGTCCTTTTGCCGGAACTTCATCAACCCGAGCAAAGCGACGGACACGACTAGTGACAAGGGAACCAGCACCTGCACTTTCATTTTGTCcgcccgtcccgtcccgtcccgtccccgcGCAGCAGCTCCTTCGTGTGGGACGTTTTGAGCAGAACTTCTTCGACTCGGGAGTCGTCAGTCGGACAATCGAAACACGCCCTCTTCCTGCATTTATTCCAAGTAGAAACGGGTTGGCCTCTTCCTGCTGTCACGTCGTCGCCCGTTCGCCACGCGCAAACTTGATCACTTTGTTAAGGCGTCGAGTAGATGCGCTCTTTATCCCCCTGTCTGTGTCCGggttctttgtttttattgctaTGTTGCTATCCCATTGCAACACTCAAACTAATGTGTTTATTTCGTCTGATTTATgtgagaatttgtttttttaaatatcactaATTCTAACTATCTTATATACTGTTTGGTAGTTGAATCCAAAACAGTGCATCATTTCTGGAAACCGATAATGATTGTTTTGTATTGAAAATCTCCAGGTGAAAAGTAACAAGCAACCATAGCTGTCAAATAAGCAGATGACTGGCAAAACTCAAAATGTACACGTGAGCATCCTGGTACTTGGgggagtagagagagagagcgagagagagagagagagcgagcgagagagagagagagagagagagagcgagagcgcgAGCGCGTGCGCGCGTCACAGGAGGGAACAGGTGCGCTGTCACGCCCAGCGCAGGTAGAGCAGGTAGATCAGGTTACAGACGGTAACGTCAGGCCCGCTGAGAGCAGGTGCTGGATGTGACAAGCGTCCGCGGTTGGAGAGCAGATACCGGGGAATGCTCGGCAGGTGACCGTCAGCAGTCTCCACCAGTcggcccccccaccccaccccccgtcGCTGATCCGGCCTCTCGCCGCCCCAACCAAGATGAAGCTCACGGTCGTCGTGGTCTGCCTGAGTGTGGCCGTCATGACCGTCCTGATTTACCAGGCCCTGCGCCAGGAGGTGGACCTGCGCCGTCAGAAAACCCTCTTGGTGGACAACTCGGCGGAGGTCAAGAGGAAAGAGATGGCCATCGTCGAGGCGAAGAAGACAATCCAGCAGCTGAAGGCCTCGCTGGGCACCATCAACGAAGATATAGAGgggctgaagaagaagaaggaagagaatgACAAAGCAGCACAGGAGTTCGAGCAAGGTCTGAAGACCTGTAACTCAGAGAAGGCAcgacgcgcgcgcacacacacacacacacacacacacacacacactcacacggagCTCCTGCATTCAACTGCTGACACTTGTCACCTGTGTGCTCTTATTAGGAAGATGCAGataagaagaagacagaggtgTCAGCGGCCATGGATAAACTCAAAAGTAAGGAGCCTTTAGTTTCACTTCTGGTCTGGTGATGGCATGATGATTGAAAAGATTCACTATAAACTAAATCCAGATAAAAGAACAAAGCAGACAAAGCATCCACTGTCTCTACAAATCttaattgacatttaaaaagtgcGGGGATGAACTGGAGCAGCTGAGCTCCATCACTCTTGTGCGGCCTCTGCAGAACACAGATACCAGGAACTAATCTTTTACATTGACAAACCAGTGGAACTAGATGTGATGACACTGTTCTGTTTCAGTCAATTATCTGCAAATTGCTTATCCTGTTGTAGATTAAATCTAAATCTGCACTCAGCTGCCAATAACGCTTTTGCAcgttaataataaaaaaaatcctttaataatagtttttgtttctctccattACACACTAATTTTCCTCAGCTGATCAGGAAGAGGCAAAAAAGAAGGCTGAGCAGGATATTCAGGGCTTGAAACAACAGATCCTGGATAGAGACAAAGCTATTTGTGCCTTTGTAGACACGACAAAGGAAGAAGCACGGTAAGATCTGAAAATAGTCACTCACATCGTCAAGAATATGAATGTGAACTGTATCCCATTCAAGAGCAGCACCACTTAAAGGGGCCGTAAGCGATTTTTTGGaaaacttgtttctttctctgttaatgatgatgattttactgcactggctGGGCCAagaacccgcagcctcgggtatgtgagGCCGAcacgctaaccactaggccaaaagccctGAGTCGTAGCGAAGTTCCTGGGCTGAgccaaaaacacagatttttgtttcggcgcgcacacagaactgacagctagcggaTTTAAATAAtatgtgtattgctttagaattgctaaccaggggcagtaagtgattgcgcccccccccccccccaaaaaaaaaaatctgggttatCTGCGGcgcagtcctggctctgtaaattgaaaacaagaaaatgggGCGGACCACAACACTTGAGTGTGCAGAGTGTAAACATAACGCCGCAACACAGTAAGAGAGACATGTTAGCGAAAAGCTTTCTCCAAAGTCGCTTACTACCCCTTTAATAGAGTTATGGCATCAGGACGTTGCATATTGATTTTTGCATTTACTTTGCAGGAAGCTGTGTGGAATCGCTGAAGCTCCCAAATAAAGTCATCTCAGAAAACTCAACATTGACTtggaactttttttaaagaaggagCGTGCAGTGCATACATGGATACATTTTGTAATATCACTGAGATTATAGCTCTGATTATTTCTTACATCTATCCATAGGACAGATGGCTGAGACAGGGAGTGGGGAAATATGttgcaaatgttttgttaaaaaaataaaattgagtttgtctttttgtctctgtaAGAGTCTTTGATGCATGTAATTTGATCTTCACAATTCAAATGACGTTCGCTATGTAGAGTCATGACCATAGCTTCCTCGGATTCAACTGGTTAAACTACATTGCGCAGGTGTGTAGCACCTGAACCAGCCTGACTGACTGGTGTAGCCCTGCCCGCAGGTGGGGCCTGAGAGACTACCAGCGACCGGAAAAGAACACAATCAACGGTTTAATCTCTGGTGCGTTTGTTGACGAAAACACACCTTGTTCAATTGAACAATACATTTGTACCTTATGGAAATATCAGATGTTGGACCTGGGGAATAAGATCAGCTGAGTAAAACACTCACTCGGATTAAGTGGTAAACCCACATGCAGATAAACATATGCCATGTTTCCAAATATATTTACCGGAAGTGCCCCATTGTATCTGATTCTTATACAATAATATGTCAACTGGCTAAAGCTTTCTGGTGTTTTCTGCTGATTTATAGGTCTGTTTGTAGGGCAGGGCCAGAAGGGAAGATGTACAAATGAATGACGCAT
Encoded proteins:
- the zgc:174935 gene encoding neurofilament heavy polypeptide — its product is MKVQVLVPLSLVVSVALLGLMKFRQKDQDVEMKRNRFVNIKLRVSDDVLREYQRSRSETEESLAKITAEQKTLLVGASRRQVEVDEAKGKMDICRDTEKNAKNELESAQSEFNNFKAEADKDTSSWKTEVETLKQQLAEQSAICDFVKKDSQLGSKLCAGKVETPKEIPKADAQKQEEAKAEAPKQEEAKAEAPTPEEAKAEAPKPEEAKAEAPKPEEAKAEAPKPEEAKAEAPKPEEAKAEAPKPEEAKAVPEKR
- the si:dkey-87o1.2 gene encoding translation initiation factor IF-2 translates to MKLTVVVVCLSVAVMTVLIYQALRQEVDLRRQKTLLVDNSAEVKRKEMAIVEAKKTIQQLKASLGTINEDIEGLKKKKEENDKAAQEFEQGLKTCNSEKEDADKKKTEVSAAMDKLKTDQEEAKKKAEQDIQGLKQQILDRDKAICAFVDTTKEEARKLCGIAEAPK